The DNA region CATGATTACACTCTGGTCACAGCACTTCTGCAGTCCTCTGCGCTCAGTCATCATACCTCGTCTACCAACAGAGCTCCCTTGGGATCATCCAAGGCACTAAAAGTTGAAAGGCAACGAACGACAGCCGGATGTAGGTGTCAAGCTGAAGGGAGCCCAGTTCGACTGAAGCTGTTGATGCGGAACTTTGCCAATTCCAAAGTCCCTCGTCAGAAAAGGCTGCTGTTAATCAACGCCACATTCCATGCGTTTTGACGCAATGTGCTCTCACCGGTCTTTACCAGAAGCCAGTGGATTATCTTTCGTCAACCCCGGTCGTTAACAAATCTTGGGATTCATGCTTTGTCATCCAGATGTGTTCAGTTCAGTCGAATCGATCGTCATTGCTTAAAACGTACATGAACCCAAGAGATACAACTTACTGGTACCGTACATGCGAAGTAGCAACGTGGAAAAGAATTGGTCGGATCGTGGTTAGTCCGCTCGAGTTGCCGGCGGCATCTCTAGGCAGACACAAAACTGGCCAAGTCGACGATGTAGCCGGGCGGCACTGCATACAAGTGGTCGCCGTTTACATACCCAGGTCCCCGCCCGGCACTGGGTGAATGGCATCTTTGATAAGAATAGATTGGAGGCACCCGTGGACTTGGATTCCCACAGTCGCATGCCGTTGCTGTCGAGATCGATATCCACTTTCAAGGCCTCATTTGACTGGGACTTTTGACGTTTACTCCGTACTGCGCAACAAATGGCCTCAAGCAAATGTCCGAAATGGCCGCCAAGCTCCAGGTGCTAACGCTGTCAGCACCCTTGCCTGGGACTGGGAGGCGCTGATCCCTGGTGTCGGGGAAGGATGCCGTCTTTGTTGGCCCAATCATGAGTGGTACCAGATGCAATCGGCCCATGTCGGCCCAACGCCAGACCAGGTTGGGGAAAGACCTGCTCCGCCTGTTGCATGAGCTTGGCCCAATCACAATAATGGTCGGGACCGGTGAAGCATTTTCGACCGCGAGCTTCATTCAGTCGAGCAAGGAGCGGACTTGGTGGGAAGTGGTGCCGCAAAACCACTTCTTCCATCTTTCATCATGATCCTCTTCCCCGTGCGTACTCTGTAGGCCCTGGTGCACCAAAAGGACTAACTCTCTCGACAAACACCATCGAACTCTGGGCTACTATTACTATAGCTTGGACCGAGTGTGTCGCCTACACACACCTACACCCCACCGAGACATGCACAACATGCCGCCAGATCCTTCGAGATGTTCAACGTCGACGTACCGGACAACACTAAAAGTCCGGAGAACATCGCTTCCAACGTCATTCTCGCCTCTGTTTTGGCCCCGGTCTTTGCGATAATCTTTGTCGTCCTCCGATTGTATACCGCGCGCTCCATCTTGCGCGCGAGCCACAAGGATGATTGTATGTTTTTGGGATCGTGGCCGCTCTTGACCGCGGGGGTTGGCTAATTCGGGGTTGCGCTTTAGGGCTCATTCTCATTGCCGTCATCTTGTCCGTCCTATACTCTGCCACCCTCATTGCTAGTACGCCAGAATCCTTTCTATCATCTGCTCAGCAGCACGCTTGGGAATACCACGACTGGAGCGAGCGCTGACAACGAACGGATTAGTGACCAAATTCGGTCTGGGGTATCATATCTTCTACCTATTTCATTCCAACACCTGGAGAGGGAAAACCTTGCTTTTGGTAATCAAAATCCTTCCTCACGGGCTAGAGAGGCGGACACAACTGACCATGGAAAAAAAGCTTGCCGGATTTCCTGCCGCCATAACGAGTAACTTATCGgtcctcttcatcaagtGCTCAATTCTTGTGTTCTATCTCCGATTCTCGACGACCCGAATTCTCAATCATGTTATATACGTCATGCTCGTTATCGTTGTTATCGCCAATTCTCTTGCGGCATTTGGCGTCCTTTTCACATGCCAGCCCATGTCATCTTTTTGGGATGGCAACGTCAAGGGCACGTGCATCAACAGGGACGCCTGGTACGCCTGGCTCGTGATTTTGAACTGCGTTACCGATTTCATCTTGCTGGTCCTGCCGCTTTGGCTTTTGGCACCGTTGAAGATTGGCTTCTCGCAGAAGGCTGCCATTGCCGCGATATTGGGTACTGGCGGATTGTATGTCTTCTTCGCCGCTGACAGCACAGGAATGCTAACAGTAAGAAACAGTGTTGTTGGGATAAGCATATTTCGCGTTGTAGTGGTGTCACAGGGGTGGGACAAGTACGACTTTACCTATCGATTTGCCATCAACTACATATGGAGGTAGGTTTCTAGAAGCCCCTGTCGCCGTTGAGAGAGGCCTAACACAAGCTCTGACACAGCGTCATTGAGACAAATGTGGCCATCATTTGTGCCTGTGCCCCTACACTACGGGCGTTGGTCGGCCGTTATGTGCCATCATTGCTCCAATTTAGTGCACGCCGCGATCCACTGGCGCTGTACACCATCCCCGTATCACACGTTGCCGCTGCGCAACGACCACGACCAGCCCCACGAAGCCAAGATGATGAAATCGAAAGATCATCCAATCATGAGAACTACGTTAGTGGTTCCTCAGCACAACTCACATCAAATTTCGGAAGTAAACTGTTTGGACCAGCCTCAGATCGAGCCTCGAGTAGAGGAAAGTCGGATCACACGGCCTCGTAGCGAAAAAGACAAACTTGGAGAACACAGAGATGGGGATAATGACTGGCGTCGAGGCGTTACATGGCCGGTATACCGACGGCTGAAGCGATGCGGACTTTGGATATAGGATATTTAATGACACTTGgcttcctccctttcccacaACAATACATCGCCGCCCTGTTACAAGACACTGAATTCAGCCCCCCCTCGGACATATCTAATCGCAGTCAATAGTGCCGGATAGAACCCATCAGCGATCTTTTGAATCCCGGACGAGCTGGCATGTATACCATCATACAAATCCACCTCGGCATCGAAACCAGTGAACAAGTCGACGACCCAGATCGGACTCGACGTGGTGTTTTGGCTGGCCGCCCAAGCAGGAATCGCTTTGTTCAGCTCTTTGACCTGCTCGTTCTTTTCCGCGCTCAGCCCAAGCGGGATAATCTGCGCCACCTATTTCTCGTGTCAATCCTGCAGTCTCTTGGCCGGCCAAAATTCCAACGGTACTCACGATAATTCTCATATTTGGATTCCGGCCCCTCATCTGCCCCACAAGCGTGCTATACGCCCGTAGCAACTCCTCCGTCCTCGGCTTTCCTCGCACGATATCCACTGTGCCCAAGTGCATAGTCACCACATCGGCAGGGTTCATGGCCAACCACTCGGACACTCGACCCTCATTGGCCATTTGGATGGCGGGGAAGCCGGGGTGTCCTTCGTGATCGCGGTCGAATTCGGAGTCGTCGCAGATCTCGCCTGCGCGCTCACCACCGACGAGGTCGACGGAGTCGTAGAGGTCGGGGTCattttggaggcggaggtagATCCAGGCTCGCCAGCAGCCATAGTCGGTTATCGAGTCGCCTAAGGGCATCCATCTGACTGTTTTATGGGATTGCCTTGGCAGGGAAAGGGACAGAACACACGGAAGGAGCAGGGCGGTGATTGTCGAAGGTTTCATTGTGAACGGTGATCGGtttgtggggttggggtggttgaagagTGGAAGAGGCGACAGGGCGGCTCGGGGGGTGGTATAGCGATGGATTGTTTACCCGGCGGGAGATATCCGGGATCAGCAAAAAGAACTGCAATATTAATGCGGAGTACTTTGTCCGAAATGATCAACTCAAAAGTGAGAAGTCTAAAGCTGCTTTCATTACATCTTGCCCCATTATCATATCCAGTTCAATCTACATCTCCCATCCCGACCCGCCTTTTTAGTCTTGTCGTCAACCATCTACTCATAAAACACCAAGCACCTCACCTCGAtactctccctccccggtGTGCCCTCAGGCGTCTGGGGGTCAACAAAAGCCGTGTGCGGCGTCAGCCCGGCAACACCCTTCTTCCCACCAGGCAACCGATCCCCCCAGGAGTCAAAGCACTTGATGAACATGGCCTCCCCGGGCGTCATATCCTTGATGTAATACAACTTGTGCGACTCATTGGGCAGTACACCATATGTCTCCCCCTTGACTTCATACCCCTCAAGCGAGTCGAGTGTTTCCTGGGACGGCCGGACTTCCTTGCCtctgtcgtcgtcatccccGTCGTCGCGCTTGGGGTAAAGTAAGCTGACAGCCACGAAATCTTCAGGGGCAGTGGTGCGGTAGTCGATCACGGCGAGGGGAAAGTCGGTAGCAGGGTGGCGGATGGGTCTCCAGACGTTGATGAGCTGGTAGCgcttttggaggagggcatcTGCTTCTTCCTTGGGAGTGACATGTCGCCTGACTCTGGCCTCGGCAGCTTTGGGTGTCTGATCAACGTGGACTTGCTGGACCGGCTGGCGGGCGGCGCCGGGGTCGTGCCTGCGGATGGTGTGGTCAAAGATCTCGATGCGCTTGATCTTTTGGCCGCTGTGCTGGAGTCTTTCTCTCAGGAGGGCTTCCACCTCGGCGTAGTATTTGGTGCGGACGGTCTTGTCGTCCTCGAAATCTtctggggtggtggcggagggggagcggTAGACTGCGAAGCCGGCTACGTCGATGTCGGCACCAAAGGAGCCAACTTTGGAGTGGATGTCCAGGCAGTCGGAAAAGTTGGTGACGTCCTTGGTGACGGTTTTACGGCTGTAAGAGGTGTGGTCGACGTCGACTTTGGCCCATGGCGCTACACCAGCGGTGATGCTGGCTGGGTCGAGGTAGCGGAAGGTACTGCTGGTCATTTTGCGGGCTGTGACTTGTCTGAGGAGTTTTTGTGATGATATTATAGGACGAAAGGCGCGCATTAATGGGTTGAAAGTCAGTAAGTTACCTTGTCACGTCACTGAAGCCTTTTGAGATAGCGGGGTGATGGCCTCTTAAATTCCAGCGCGGGGTTGCACATGCCGGCTCCACACCCGACAATTATCGTGATTAGTAATGTGGGATGGCTGAGCTGATCTGGTGGATTACGTGGCTGTTTAACAAAGCAATTCTTATCATCAATCGCTTGTCTTGGATTATCCTCTTTTCCTGGGCGTTCAATCTGTATTCTGGACGGAAGAAGCCCAAACGGCGCACATATCAAGTCTGATGTGCCCCTGCACCAACGTGGATTGACGTCATCCCCCAATCACGCCTTATCGGAGATAAGATCTCAGCAGAGGCATAGCTTCTCCCCTCTCAGCACTCTGCACTTGGTTAGGACTGCGAAGCTTTAAAGTAATTCCAGAAGCTGAATTTATCTTCCTGCCGAAACGCTTCAAAAATAAAACAATACCCTGTCCTCCCAACAGGATCatgcctccttctccagatGCCATCCCAAACGAGCAACCCATAATGACAAGGCCAATAACTACAATTTCCAATCCCAAAATCCAAAACCAAAATATGCACAAGAACCAGCCaaccaaaaactccaacCGCCAAACTAACTGTCAAAAATAGGCCCATACGCCAAAATtcccctcatctccaacccaaacaccacctccttcgtcACCGCCGGGTTGCTAATCACGCAAACCGCCTCGGCG from Podospora pseudoanserina strain CBS 124.78 chromosome 1, whole genome shotgun sequence includes:
- a CDS encoding hypothetical protein (COG:S; EggNog:ENOG503PEAS), whose product is MFNVDVPDNTKSPENIASNVILASVLAPVFAIIFVVLRLYTARSILRASHKDDWLILIAVILSVLYSATLIASTPESFLSSAQQHAWEYHDWSER
- a CDS encoding hypothetical protein (COG:O; EggNog:ENOG503P3BR; CAZy:CE3); the protein is MKPSTITALLLPCVLSLSLPRQSHKTVRWMPLGDSITDYGCWRAWIYLRLQNDPDLYDSVDLVGGERAGEICDDSEFDRDHEGHPGFPAIQMANEGRVSEWLAMNPADVVTMHLGTVDIVRGKPRTEELLRAYSTLVGQMRGRNPNMRIIVAQIIPLGLSAEKNEQVKELNKAIPAWAASQNTTSSPIWVVDLFTGFDAEVDLYDGIHASSSGIQKIADGFYPALLTAIRYVRGGAEFSVL
- a CDS encoding hypothetical protein (EggNog:ENOG503NZWP) produces the protein MTSSTFRYLDPASITAGVAPWAKVDVDHTSYSRKTVTKDVTNFSDCLDIHSKVGSFGADIDVAGFAVYRSPSATTPEDFEDDKTVRTKYYAEVEALLRERLQHSGQKIKRIEIFDHTIRRHDPGAARQPVQQVHVDQTPKAAEARVRRHVTPKEEADALLQKRYQLINVWRPIRHPATDFPLAVIDYRTTAPEDFVAVSLLYPKRDDGDDDDRGKEVRPSQETLDSLEGYEVKGETYGVLPNESHKLYYIKDMTPGEAMFIKCFDSWGDRLPGGKKGVAGLTPHTAFVDPQTPEGTPGRESIEVRCLVFYE